Proteins from a single region of Chryseobacterium sp. T16E-39:
- a CDS encoding TAT-variant-translocated molybdopterin oxidoreductase: MASNKIQFRSIHELKDPALNNKLAQKEFQEEIPVEDFLGDAEQNGSGTSRRDFLKLLGFSTAAVTLAACEAPVIKTIPYVVKPHDIIPGVPNYYASTYFDGFDFASVLVKTREGRPIKIDPNPAAGDLGKTNARAQASVLSLYDNDKVKQPKLDGKDETFDKVDDFVLKGLGEAQAAGKKIVLLSQSFASPTFKKLFAEFKAKYPTAELVTYDAFPYSAALDAAQEVFGQRALPVYDLKGSELIVSFQADFLGEYNAASLETSYAEARKPGANMLRHIQVESNMSLTGANADSRYRLKPSAVNKTLVEVYNAIVGGGATSDKTATEIVKELKAKGSKAVVFADGSKAAQVLAHLINQKLGSVAFTGKANFLKEFDKARYQEFLGWVNAGQVGVLITNNVDPIYSHYKGAEFEKAIKNVPYVIAVADKKNAMYKAAKAVIPVANWLESWGDMEPQTGVYTLMQPTIQKIYKSRQIEESLLVWKNGKNNAANNYYDYLKASAASILGATSFNKALYNGIVPSNNATTLSYAGGNAAQAVAELGNFKASDLELVLYTKTSIGDGTQANNPWLQELPDPLTRMSWDNYLTISPKDAERLGIENDLNARMQLDGSIVNLTVNGVVIKDVPVFIQPGQADGSVGLALGYGKKDSGATADTGVNAYPLFDGSNLVVSNAKIEKTGEDHEFAGIQLQNTLMGRYEIAKEVPLTEYLNVAFDDEHKGWNKPLEYHTISGALPARKIDLWDAFDDTDGPHFNLSIDLNSCTGCGACIIACQAENNVPVVGKEEIRMSRDMYWLRIDRYYSAKEKIETKEGIDRGLNVPNLYDILIEPNESPDVIFQPVMCQHCNHAPCETVCPVAATSHGKQGQNHMAYNRCIGTRYCANNCPYKVRRFNWFTYNLNDKFDFNMNNDLGRMVLNPDVVVRTRGVMEKCSMCIQETQATILAAKRDNRKVSDAEFKASCACAAACSTGSMTFGDMNDKESEVRELYSSNRRYYLLEEIGTKPNVFYHTKVRNRVEK; encoded by the coding sequence ATGGCTTCAAACAAAATACAATTTAGAAGTATTCATGAACTTAAAGACCCAGCTTTAAATAATAAGCTGGCTCAAAAAGAGTTTCAGGAAGAAATTCCGGTAGAGGATTTCCTTGGAGATGCTGAACAAAACGGATCAGGTACTTCAAGAAGAGATTTCTTAAAATTATTAGGATTTTCTACTGCAGCAGTAACACTTGCTGCTTGTGAAGCTCCGGTAATTAAAACGATTCCTTACGTGGTAAAACCTCACGATATCATTCCTGGGGTTCCTAATTACTACGCTTCAACATATTTTGATGGTTTCGATTTCGCCAGCGTTTTAGTAAAAACACGTGAAGGAAGACCAATTAAAATTGATCCAAACCCAGCAGCAGGCGATTTAGGTAAAACTAACGCAAGAGCTCAGGCAAGTGTACTTTCTCTTTATGATAATGATAAAGTAAAACAGCCTAAGCTGGATGGTAAAGACGAAACTTTTGACAAAGTAGATGATTTTGTTCTTAAAGGTTTAGGAGAGGCTCAGGCAGCTGGTAAAAAGATTGTCCTTTTATCTCAGTCTTTTGCTTCACCAACTTTTAAAAAGTTATTTGCTGAGTTTAAAGCTAAATATCCTACAGCTGAACTTGTAACTTATGATGCTTTCCCTTACTCTGCTGCATTAGATGCTGCTCAGGAAGTATTCGGACAAAGAGCATTACCGGTTTACGATCTTAAAGGTTCTGAGCTGATCGTTTCTTTCCAGGCAGATTTCTTAGGAGAATACAATGCTGCAAGCTTAGAAACATCTTATGCTGAAGCTAGAAAACCGGGAGCAAACATGTTGAGACATATCCAGGTGGAATCTAACATGTCTTTAACTGGTGCTAACGCTGACTCAAGATACAGACTAAAACCAAGTGCAGTAAACAAAACATTAGTGGAAGTTTACAATGCAATTGTGGGTGGCGGTGCTACATCTGATAAAACAGCTACTGAAATTGTAAAAGAACTTAAAGCAAAAGGCAGCAAAGCTGTTGTATTTGCAGACGGTTCTAAAGCAGCTCAAGTTTTAGCTCACTTAATTAATCAGAAATTAGGATCTGTTGCTTTCACTGGTAAAGCGAACTTCTTAAAAGAATTTGATAAAGCAAGATATCAGGAATTCTTAGGATGGGTAAATGCAGGACAGGTTGGAGTTTTAATTACAAACAATGTAGATCCTATTTATTCTCACTATAAAGGTGCTGAATTTGAAAAAGCAATTAAAAACGTTCCTTACGTAATTGCAGTTGCTGATAAGAAAAACGCAATGTATAAAGCAGCGAAAGCTGTAATTCCTGTAGCAAACTGGCTGGAATCTTGGGGGGATATGGAACCTCAGACTGGAGTTTATACATTAATGCAGCCTACTATCCAGAAAATCTATAAATCAAGACAGATTGAAGAGTCTCTATTGGTTTGGAAAAATGGAAAAAACAATGCTGCAAACAACTACTATGACTATTTAAAAGCTAGTGCTGCTTCTATCTTAGGAGCGACTTCTTTCAACAAAGCTCTATATAATGGTATCGTTCCTTCAAACAATGCAACAACGTTGTCTTACGCTGGAGGAAATGCAGCTCAGGCTGTTGCTGAGTTAGGAAACTTTAAAGCTTCTGATTTAGAATTGGTATTGTATACTAAGACTTCAATTGGAGATGGTACTCAGGCTAACAACCCTTGGTTGCAAGAATTACCTGATCCATTGACTAGAATGTCTTGGGATAATTATTTGACAATCTCTCCTAAAGATGCTGAAAGATTAGGAATAGAGAATGATCTTAATGCAAGAATGCAGTTAGATGGTTCTATCGTAAATCTTACTGTAAACGGAGTAGTAATAAAAGATGTTCCTGTATTTATTCAACCAGGTCAGGCAGACGGATCAGTAGGTCTTGCACTTGGGTATGGTAAAAAGGATTCTGGAGCAACTGCTGATACAGGAGTAAATGCATATCCTTTATTTGATGGTTCTAATTTAGTAGTATCAAACGCTAAAATAGAAAAAACAGGTGAAGATCATGAGTTTGCAGGTATTCAGCTTCAAAACACTCTAATGGGTCGTTATGAAATTGCTAAGGAAGTTCCTTTAACAGAATACTTAAATGTAGCATTCGATGATGAGCACAAAGGATGGAATAAACCTTTGGAGTACCACACAATCAGTGGAGCTCTTCCTGCAAGAAAGATAGATCTTTGGGATGCTTTTGATGATACAGACGGACCTCACTTTAACTTATCAATCGACTTGAACTCTTGTACTGGTTGTGGAGCATGTATCATTGCTTGTCAGGCAGAAAACAACGTTCCTGTTGTAGGTAAAGAAGAGATCAGAATGTCAAGAGATATGTACTGGTTAAGAATTGACCGTTACTACTCTGCTAAAGAGAAAATCGAAACTAAAGAAGGTATTGACAGAGGATTAAATGTTCCTAACCTATATGACATCTTAATCGAACCAAACGAAAGTCCAGATGTGATTTTCCAACCGGTAATGTGTCAGCACTGTAACCACGCTCCATGTGAAACTGTATGTCCGGTAGCGGCTACTTCTCATGGTAAGCAAGGACAAAACCACATGGCTTACAACAGATGTATTGGTACCAGATATTGTGCAAACAACTGTCCTTACAAAGTAAGACGTTTCAACTGGTTTACGTATAACCTGAATGATAAGTTCGACTTCAACATGAACAATGATTTAGGAAGAATGGTACTTAATCCAGATGTGGTTGTAAGAACAAGAGGGGTAATGGAGAAATGTTCAATGTGTATCCAGGAAACTCAAGCTACAATCTTAGCTGCTAAGAGAGACAACAGAAAAGTATCAGATGCTGAATTTAAAGCCTCTTGTGCTTGTGCTGCGGCTTGTTCTACCGGATCTATGACTTTCGGGGACATGAATGATAAAGAGTCTGAAGTTAGAGAATTATATTCTAGTAACAGAAGATATTATTTACTGGAAGAGATCGGAACCAAGCCAAATGTGTTCTATCACACTAAAGTAAGAAACAGAGTAGAAAAATAA
- the nrfD gene encoding NrfD/PsrC family molybdoenzyme membrane anchor subunit has protein sequence MSGHYEAPIREPLIIGHKTYHDITEDIARPIEERAGKLWWVSLYAALVLFIYGFGCIAYTIGTGIGAWGLNRTINWGWDITNFVWWVGIGHAGTLISAVLLLFRQRWRMSVNRSAEAMTIFAVVQAAIFPVIHMGRVWVGYWVFPLPNQFGSLWGNFNSPLLWDVFAISTYFSVSTVFWFMGLIPDFAMIRDRAKTPWTRKIYTFLAFGWGGKAKHWQRFEELSLVLAGLATPLVFSVHTTVSFDFATSVIKGWHSTIYPPYFVAGAIFSGFAMVQTLLLIARKVCHLEDYITMYHIEIMNIVIVVTGGMVTVAYATEYFIGWYSGSRFEDFTYLSPGAATGPYWWAFWALITCNLIIPASFWFKRARTNIIWTFIVALIINIGMWFERFDIIVINLSRDYLPGSWTMFKPTIIDVGVYLGTIGFFSVLFLLYARTFPVIAQAELKSILKISGETYKAKEGDEHH, from the coding sequence ATGTCAGGACATTACGAAGCTCCGATAAGGGAACCTCTAATTATTGGTCACAAAACTTATCACGATATCACAGAAGATATTGCACGACCTATCGAAGAAAGAGCAGGTAAATTATGGTGGGTATCACTATATGCAGCATTAGTTCTATTCATCTATGGATTCGGGTGTATCGCTTATACTATCGGAACAGGTATTGGAGCATGGGGGCTTAATAGAACTATTAACTGGGGTTGGGATATTACCAACTTCGTATGGTGGGTAGGTATTGGTCACGCCGGAACCTTAATCTCAGCGGTATTATTATTATTTAGACAGCGTTGGAGAATGTCTGTAAACCGTTCAGCTGAAGCGATGACGATCTTCGCAGTTGTACAGGCAGCAATCTTCCCTGTAATTCACATGGGTAGAGTTTGGGTTGGATATTGGGTATTCCCTCTTCCTAACCAGTTTGGTTCTCTTTGGGGGAACTTTAACTCTCCTCTACTTTGGGACGTATTTGCAATCTCTACGTATTTCTCAGTATCTACAGTATTCTGGTTTATGGGATTAATCCCTGACTTTGCAATGATCAGAGATAGAGCTAAAACGCCTTGGACAAGAAAAATTTATACATTCCTTGCATTCGGTTGGGGTGGTAAAGCAAAACACTGGCAGAGATTCGAAGAACTATCTTTGGTATTGGCAGGTTTAGCAACTCCACTTGTATTCTCAGTACACACTACCGTATCTTTTGACTTCGCAACTTCGGTTATTAAAGGATGGCACTCTACGATCTATCCTCCTTACTTCGTTGCAGGTGCGATTTTCTCAGGATTCGCAATGGTACAAACACTATTGTTAATTGCTAGAAAAGTTTGCCACTTAGAAGATTATATCACGATGTATCACATCGAGATTATGAACATCGTAATCGTTGTAACAGGTGGTATGGTAACCGTAGCATATGCAACTGAATATTTCATCGGATGGTATTCCGGATCAAGATTTGAAGACTTTACTTATCTTTCTCCAGGTGCTGCAACAGGACCTTACTGGTGGGCTTTCTGGGCGTTGATTACTTGTAACTTAATTATCCCGGCTTCTTTCTGGTTCAAAAGAGCAAGAACGAATATTATCTGGACATTTATTGTTGCATTAATTATCAACATCGGTATGTGGTTTGAGCGTTTTGATATCATCGTTATCAACCTTTCAAGAGATTACTTGCCAGGATCATGGACGATGTTTAAACCAACGATTATTGACGTGGGTGTATATTTAGGAACAATCGGATTCTTCTCTGTATTATTCTTATTATATGCGAGAACATTCCCTGTAATTGCACAGGCTGAATTAAAATCGATTTTGAAAATCTCAGGTGAAACTTATAAAGCAAAAGAAGGAGATGAGCACCACTAA
- a CDS encoding c-type cytochrome — MISWRKHYKQTLIAIGLLLSTSASFYGQDGDPKNGEKLFKANCTACHALDKQVIGPPLKGVVERVKTEGGKDRDWLHKWIKDNKALRASGDKYANEIFEKFNKTEMLQFPNLTEKDIDDILAFTTNPPAPEPEPTATTATDTAAAAPADKTTTNVVIISLLAIAGLLVWILLKLRQLVKLGQSEDLAGLNATRVRSFSEIYEKYHYIGKGLLAILAILATYGIWNWIMWIGVYKGYKPDQPIYFSHKIHAGEQKIDCQLCHSSAKYGKVSEIPSMNVCMNCHRTISEYNAKHYMEPGKDKAFYDGEIQKIYQHTGWDPAKQQYTGKTEPVEWTRIHNMPDFVYFNHSQHVVAGEQAIINSFNKKNPNNKIDVVCKACHGKIDTMNVVQMANDFTMGWCIECHRTTEVDMNNGYNKEYFKNLHDKLKKQYPKDGGKITVDAIGGLECGKCHY, encoded by the coding sequence ATGATTAGTTGGAGAAAGCATTATAAACAAACGTTGATCGCAATAGGCTTATTGCTATCAACCAGTGCTTCATTTTACGGGCAAGACGGCGATCCTAAAAACGGCGAGAAACTTTTCAAAGCGAATTGTACTGCATGTCACGCTCTGGATAAACAAGTGATAGGACCTCCTTTAAAAGGAGTTGTAGAACGAGTAAAGACAGAGGGTGGTAAAGACAGAGATTGGCTTCATAAGTGGATCAAAGACAATAAAGCTCTAAGGGCTTCTGGGGATAAATACGCCAACGAGATTTTTGAAAAATTTAATAAAACTGAAATGTTACAGTTTCCTAATCTTACAGAGAAGGATATTGATGATATTTTAGCTTTTACAACTAATCCTCCGGCTCCAGAACCGGAACCAACTGCTACCACTGCAACAGACACAGCAGCAGCGGCGCCAGCAGACAAAACAACAACCAATGTGGTAATCATTTCACTTTTAGCGATTGCAGGTTTATTGGTTTGGATCTTACTTAAACTAAGACAATTAGTTAAGTTAGGTCAATCTGAAGACTTAGCTGGATTAAACGCAACTAGAGTTCGTTCATTCAGTGAAATCTACGAAAAATACCATTATATAGGTAAAGGATTGCTTGCAATTCTAGCTATTTTGGCAACTTATGGAATTTGGAACTGGATCATGTGGATCGGGGTTTACAAAGGATATAAGCCAGATCAGCCTATCTATTTCTCACACAAAATTCACGCTGGAGAACAAAAAATTGACTGTCAATTATGTCACTCAAGTGCTAAATATGGTAAGGTTTCTGAAATCCCTTCTATGAACGTTTGTATGAACTGTCACAGAACAATTTCTGAATACAATGCAAAACACTATATGGAGCCTGGAAAAGATAAGGCATTCTACGACGGTGAAATTCAAAAGATTTATCAGCATACAGGCTGGGATCCTGCGAAACAACAATATACAGGAAAAACTGAACCCGTAGAGTGGACAAGAATCCACAATATGCCGGATTTCGTATATTTCAATCACTCTCAGCACGTTGTTGCAGGTGAGCAAGCAATTATCAACTCTTTCAACAAGAAAAATCCAAATAACAAAATTGATGTTGTTTGTAAAGCTTGTCACGGAAAAATAGATACAATGAATGTTGTTCAAATGGCTAATGATTTCACTATGGGATGGTGTATCGAGTGTCACAGAACTACTGAAGTTGATATGAACAACGGTTATAATAAAGAATACTTCAAAAATCTACACGACAAGTTGAAAAAACAATACCCTAAAGATGGTGGTAAGATTACTGTAGATGCAATTGGAGGTCTTGAGTGTGGTAAATGTCATTATTAA
- a CDS encoding sporulation protein, whose amino-acid sequence MKNLIKILSILSFFGFYKIEAQQVVKKDTLSGTELIMSMDPKVKDALENLEDKCSRVVTTTTPRDNSEETYTKPTKIYVPNRELTNAEICRKNPRILGYKIQITTVKSNDEANEIKSYFRKRFPNLKVETDASLRPNYKILAGSYFTKQSASSDLSKIREYFKSAVAVQYRIFCAEAK is encoded by the coding sequence ATGAAAAATTTAATCAAAATATTGTCAATACTGTCCTTTTTTGGATTTTATAAGATTGAAGCCCAGCAGGTTGTAAAGAAGGATACGTTATCTGGAACGGAACTCATAATGTCTATGGATCCTAAAGTAAAAGATGCTTTAGAGAACTTAGAAGACAAATGTTCAAGAGTGGTTACCACTACAACTCCCAGAGACAATAGTGAAGAAACTTATACAAAACCTACAAAAATATATGTTCCGAATAGGGAATTGACCAATGCTGAAATCTGTAGAAAGAATCCAAGGATTCTTGGGTACAAAATACAGATTACAACTGTGAAAAGTAACGATGAAGCAAACGAAATTAAATCGTATTTTAGAAAAAGGTTTCCTAATTTAAAGGTTGAAACGGATGCTTCATTAAGACCTAATTATAAAATTTTAGCGGGTAGTTATTTTACAAAACAGAGCGCGTCTTCAGACCTTTCCAAAATTAGAGAATACTTTAAATCTGCTGTAGCAGTGCAATATAGAATATTCTGTGCGGAAGCAAAATAA
- a CDS encoding DUF6080 domain-containing protein — MNFKSKLIDFFRLIFPSSLIELWVFLFFMIAYGILSSYIAFNYTIIFDDRIPWDAYFSFDNRSIVMTGGSFERHPLSYYFFNWIREFAFLVSNGKTDATFRLVLAWLSTTAVSLSVLQVFKYLKNIIRIPLMINLLIILFFSFFSTCILLSFTPENFTYTLLLLCLYNHYAAIKLKKEEKISGLALIFAGISIGGLTITNIVKAFIPVVFEKGLFRNWKKFGDATFRTILTCICFILLYLNRIHFKYENIFNKTNEQYEKFSNVKSTPIWDMILSYFFGGNILFSSFIIRDKHNMKGFNFKGLIMDVYSSWIPYVFIALLLGLILWSYFRNFKNKLVQIVMISFILDIIIHCIMRFGLHTSYIYGGHFVFVFPILLGWLFYSYRSSPKILSFLTVTIGILFIYLAINNYIRMTEFFWFLNSYYQ, encoded by the coding sequence GTGAACTTCAAATCTAAACTGATCGATTTTTTCCGGCTTATATTTCCTTCATCCTTAATTGAATTATGGGTGTTTCTATTTTTTATGATAGCATATGGAATTTTAAGCTCTTATATCGCTTTTAATTACACCATTATTTTTGATGATCGGATTCCGTGGGATGCCTACTTTAGTTTTGACAACCGCTCTATTGTAATGACAGGCGGAAGCTTTGAGAGACACCCGCTCTCCTATTACTTTTTTAATTGGATAAGAGAATTTGCATTTTTAGTATCTAACGGAAAAACAGATGCTACTTTCCGGTTAGTATTAGCATGGCTAAGCACTACTGCTGTCAGTTTAAGCGTATTACAGGTCTTTAAATATTTAAAGAACATCATCAGAATTCCTTTGATGATTAACCTATTAATTATATTATTCTTCAGCTTCTTCTCAACATGTATTTTACTTTCTTTCACGCCGGAAAATTTCACGTATACTCTTCTTCTTCTTTGCCTGTATAATCATTATGCAGCTATTAAACTTAAAAAAGAAGAAAAAATATCTGGTTTAGCACTCATATTCGCTGGAATTTCAATCGGCGGGCTTACCATTACAAATATTGTTAAAGCTTTTATTCCTGTAGTATTTGAAAAAGGCCTGTTCAGAAATTGGAAAAAATTTGGAGATGCCACTTTTCGGACAATCCTTACCTGTATATGTTTTATTCTTCTTTACTTAAACCGCATTCATTTTAAGTATGAAAACATCTTTAACAAGACCAATGAACAGTATGAAAAATTTTCTAATGTAAAATCAACCCCAATCTGGGATATGATACTATCCTATTTTTTCGGTGGTAACATCCTGTTTTCAAGTTTCATTATACGCGACAAGCACAATATGAAGGGATTTAATTTCAAAGGATTAATTATGGATGTCTATTCCTCATGGATCCCCTATGTATTTATCGCCCTTTTATTAGGGTTGATATTGTGGAGTTATTTTAGAAACTTCAAAAATAAACTGGTTCAAATAGTCATGATCTCGTTTATTCTGGATATTATCATTCATTGTATCATGAGGTTTGGGTTGCATACTTCATACATTTATGGTGGGCATTTTGTTTTTGTATTTCCAATTTTATTAGGGTGGCTATTTTATTCGTACAGATCTTCTCCCAAAATATTATCGTTTTTAACAGTTACAATAGGAATATTATTCATTTATCTTGCGATAAATAATTACATCAGGATGACAGAATTTTTCTGGTTTTTAAATTCTTATTATCAATAA